From Camelina sativa cultivar DH55 chromosome 7, Cs, whole genome shotgun sequence, one genomic window encodes:
- the LOC109125425 gene encoding uncharacterized protein LOC109125425: MATAYPFPDNVHVSSSVTLKLNDNNYLLWKTQFESLLSSQKLIGFVNGAVSVPAQTRRVTNGDVTTEVRSWLFGTLSEEVLGHVHSLETSHQIWVSLAENFNKSSVAREFSLRRNLQLVSKKGKTFSAREFKTICDSLSSIRKPVDESMKIFGFLNGLGREYDPIATVIQSSLSKLPPPTFNDVISEVQGFDSKLHLLRIIKVVVVASVRTKAEEAIQHEVGFTQHQSSPHVQGERPICQICGRIGHTALKCYNRFDNNYQSDVPTQAFASLRVSEENGREWHPDSAAIAHITSSTSGLQGTTTYKGNDTVMVGDGAYLPITHVGSTTISSSKGTIPINEVLVCPDIKKSLLSVSKLCDDYPCGVFFDSNKVYIIDLNTQKVVSNGPRKEGLYVLQNQEIVACFSNRRCAASLETWHHRLGHSNSRSLQHLLACKEIQINKSRTSPVW; this comes from the exons ATGGCAACCGCATATCCCTTTCCAGACAACGTCCATGTCTCGAGCTCAGTCACGCTCAAACTCAATGACAACAACTACCTCTTGTGGAAGACGCAGTTCGAGTCTCTCCTTTCCAGTCAGAAACTTATCGGGTTCGTCAACGGAGCTGTCTCGGTCCCAGCTCAGACCCGTCGTGTCACCAACGGTGATGTCACCACCGAAGTCCGGTCTTGGTTATTTGGAACTCTATCCGAAGAGGTTCTTGGTCATGTTCACAGTCTTGAAACCTCTCATCAAATCTGGGTCTCGCTTGCTGAAAACTTCAACAAAAGCAGCGTGGCCAGAGAGTTTTCTCTCCGTCGCAACCTGCAACTCGTTTCCAAGAAGGGTAAAACTTTCTCTGCTAGAGAATTCAAGACCATTTGCGACTCTCTCAGCTCCATTCGGAAGCCTGTAGATGAATCTATGAAGATCTTTGGCTTTCTCAATGGACTGGGAAGGGAGTACGACCCCATTGCTACGGTAATTCAAAGTTCCTTGAGCAAACTACCACCACCTACCTTCAACGATGTGATTTCAGAAGTTCAAGGATTCGACAGTAAACTACA TTTGCTCCGAATCATAAAAGTCGTGGTGGTCGCTTCGGTCAGAACAAAGGCAGAGGAGGCTATACAACACGAGGTTGGATTCACTCAACACCAGTCCTCTCCTCATGTTCAAGGCGAGAGACCTATCTGTCAAATATGTGGTCGCATTGGTCACACTGCCCTCAAATGTTACAACAGGTTCGATAACAACTATCAAAGTGACGTCCCAACGCAAGCTTTTGCCTCTCTCCGGGTATCTGAAGAAAATGGTCGAGAGTGGCATCCAGACTCAGCTGCAATAGCCCACATAACGTCATCTACCTCTGGTCTTCAAGGCACCACCACTTACAAAGGAAATGATACGGTAATGGTTGGGGATGGAGCCTATCTTCCCATAACTCATGTTGGTTCCACCACCATATCTTCATCCAAAGGTACTATTCCCATTAATGAGGTGTTAGTTTGTCCTGACATCAAGAAATCTCTGCTTTCTGTCTCCAAGTTATGCGATGACTATCCCTGTGGtgttttctttgattctaaTAAAGTGTACATCATCGATTTAAACACTCAGAAGGTGGTGTCCAACGGTCCTCGTAAAGAAGGACTTTATGTGCTGCAGAATCAAGAGATTGTGGCTTGTTTTTCAAATCGACGATGTGCAGCAAGCTTAGAAACTTGGCATCATCGTCTAGGACACTCAAACTCAAGATCTCTGCAGCATCTTCTAGCCTGCAAGGAAATTCAAATCAATAAGAGCAGAACATCTCCTGTTTGGTAG
- the LOC104700927 gene encoding protein NRT1/ PTR FAMILY 5.11-like has product MTPSNTENSNQFQVTFFFCSLYLIAIGLGGYKPCIKVFGADQFDGYDLRERKAKSSFFNWMFFGNCISILTTRLVSTYIQENLSWSIGFGITSVSMLLALSLFLLGTTSYRFSTERGGKKNPFSRISRVFMEALKNRRQPDFDDMADANETLLVQAHQSSKQFRFLDKAAVSCEMAEIEEAKAVLRLIPIWTSCVVYAIVYAQAPTFFTKQGATMNRSISPGLLVPAATLQSFINIAIGVFIPIYDRLLVPFARSITQNPSGITMLQRIGTGIFLSTLAIVIAALVETKKLQTAWDDELILMSVLWLVPQYVIYGVADVFTMVGLQEFFYDQVPCELRSVGMALNLSIYGAGNILSSIMVSVIDKITSQSGQTSWFDNDLTKLI; this is encoded by the exons ATGACTCCTTCAAACACCGAAAATTCGAATCAGTTCCAAGTGAcattcttcttctgctctctGTATCTTATAGCAATAGGACTAGGCGGTTACAAACCGTGTATTAAGGTATTTGGGGCTGATCAGTTCGATGGTTACGAtctaagagagagaaaagccaAGAGTTCCTTCTTCAACTGGATGTTCTTTGGTAACTGTATTAGCATATTGACGACTCGTTTGGTCTCTACCTACATTCAAGAGAACCTAAGCTGGTCAATAGGTTTTGGTATCACAAGTGTTTCCATGTTGCTTGCTCTGTCTCTTTTCCTCCTTGGAACTACCTCTTACCGTTTTAGTACTGAGAGAGGAGGAAAGAAAAACCCTTTCTCTAGAATCAGTCGTGTTTTCATGGAGGCTTTAAAGAACAGAAGACAACCTGATTTCGATGATATGGCTGACGCGAACGAGACTCTCCTTGTCCAAGCTCACCAAAGTTCCAAACAGTTTAG ATTCCTAGACAAGGCAGCTGTTTCATGTGAAATGGCTGAAATCGAAGAAGCAAAGGCGGTTCTTAGGCTTATTCCAATATGGACAAGTTGTGTAGTTTACGCCATTGTATATGCACAAGCCCCTACATTCTTTACAAAGCAAGGAGCCACAATGAACAGGTCAATTTCACCAGGACTCTTAGTCCCTGCAGCTACACTTCAAAGTTTCATAAACATCGCAATAGGCGTTTTCATCCCAATCTACGACCGTTTACTCGTCCCATTCGCGAGGTCCATCACTCAAAACCCATCAGGAATCACAATGCTGCAAAGGATTGGCACAGGGATATTCCTCTCCACTCTTGCTATAGTAATAGCCGCTTTGGTCGAGACCAAAAAGCTCCAAACTGCTTGGGACGATGAACTAATATTGATGAGCGTGTTGTGGTTGGTTCCACAATATGTTATCTATGGAGTCGCGGATGTGTTCACAATGGTGGGTTTGCAAGAGTTCTTCTACGACCAAGTCCCTTGTGAGCTTAGGAGCGTTGGTATGGCTCTAAACCTAAGCATATACGGGGCAGGAAACATTCTAAGCAGCATCATGGTATCAGTTATTGATAAAATCACGAGCCAGTCTGGTCAAACGAGCTGGTTCGATAACGACCTGACAAAGCTCATTTAG